In Methanomassiliicoccales archaeon, a genomic segment contains:
- the amrS gene encoding AmmeMemoRadiSam system radical SAM enzyme, translating to MSISVEKGKHEAKFWKTEGDRTACYLCPHHCKLSEGKYGICGVRQNQGGKLYSLIYGRASGVHIDPIEKKPLFHFLPGEPILSLGSVGCNLRCQHCQNFSISQAKVQETHLEGMRPEDVSRIAMENGCRAIAYTYNEPTIWHEFTYDASKIAKGKGLRTVYVTNGFIEEEPLREIAPYLDAMNIDVKGFRDDFYKSVCKARLEPVLKATILAHQLGIHIELTYLIIPGKNDSETEMRDFARWVSNELAKSVPVHFTRFHPDYMMNDVPATPIKTLALARGIAKEEGLKFVYTGNYLSEEDEDTRCPKCGTLIIHRIGFNVEKVNFWGSSCPKCGEDLHIVP from the coding sequence ATGAGCATTTCCGTTGAGAAGGGCAAGCACGAGGCCAAGTTCTGGAAGACAGAGGGCGACAGGACTGCCTGCTACCTCTGTCCGCACCATTGCAAGCTGAGCGAGGGCAAGTACGGCATCTGCGGCGTGCGCCAGAATCAAGGGGGAAAGCTGTATTCGCTCATCTATGGCCGCGCTTCGGGCGTGCACATAGACCCGATAGAAAAGAAACCGCTGTTTCATTTCCTGCCTGGCGAGCCAATTCTATCCCTAGGAAGCGTGGGCTGTAATCTGCGCTGTCAGCACTGCCAGAACTTCAGCATCTCCCAGGCGAAGGTGCAGGAGACCCACCTAGAAGGGATGAGACCGGAGGACGTCTCCCGCATTGCAATGGAGAACGGCTGCCGCGCCATCGCATATACATACAACGAACCGACCATCTGGCACGAGTTCACCTATGACGCATCGAAGATAGCCAAAGGAAAGGGATTGCGCACCGTCTACGTGACCAACGGATTCATCGAGGAGGAGCCGTTGAGAGAGATCGCTCCTTACCTGGACGCCATGAACATCGACGTGAAAGGATTCCGAGATGATTTCTACAAGAGTGTATGCAAGGCGCGCTTAGAACCCGTGCTCAAGGCCACCATACTGGCACACCAGCTGGGCATCCATATCGAGCTCACTTACCTCATCATCCCGGGCAAGAACGACAGCGAAACGGAGATGCGGGATTTCGCCCGCTGGGTCTCCAATGAGCTGGCGAAATCCGTGCCGGTGCACTTCACCCGCTTCCACCCCGACTACATGATGAACGACGTCCCGGCGACCCCCATCAAGACCCTCGCGCTGGCAAGGGGAATAGCCAAGGAGGAAGGGTTGAAGTTCGTGTACACTGGCAACTACCTCTCCGAGGAGGACGAGGATACTCGCTGCCCGAAGTGCGGAACGCTCATCATCCACCGGATCGGCTTCAATGTCGAGAAGGTGAACTTTTGGGGTTCAAGCTGCCCGAAGTGCGGTGAGGACCTGCACATAGTGCCCTAG
- the thiL gene encoding thiamine-phosphate kinase, with translation MSRLEEIGEKEAVRRILAQIAETESSSNVGPGDDAAAVDLGVIYLVASTDLIAQKTHFLPGMTHKQMGWTVAAVNLSDVAAMGAKPIGVLVSMGLPRDLEFEHLDEIIDGVMECCESVGTELLGGDTKETPEIVLAGTGIGTVPKRGILLRKGASPGDLLGVTGSLGLAAAGYHSLIKGLGNRKSEKALLEPKPRIKEGMALSSSGCVTSCMDISDGLAASVHALSEAGRVSFEVDYGAIPVEKDVVEIAKQANVKPEDLVLYYGGDYHLLFTFKPEGLNMLRSRLGNTFMVIGKAKPGGENTLTRGGRTAPLDKRGYEHFR, from the coding sequence ATGAGTAGGCTTGAGGAGATCGGGGAGAAAGAAGCGGTCAGACGCATACTGGCGCAGATAGCGGAGACGGAATCATCCTCCAACGTCGGACCTGGGGATGATGCGGCGGCAGTGGACCTGGGTGTCATCTACCTCGTGGCCAGCACTGACCTCATAGCACAGAAGACGCACTTCCTCCCCGGTATGACGCACAAGCAGATGGGCTGGACTGTGGCCGCGGTCAATCTGAGCGATGTCGCCGCCATGGGCGCAAAGCCCATCGGTGTACTGGTCTCCATGGGTCTGCCCCGAGACCTGGAATTCGAGCACCTGGATGAGATCATTGATGGGGTCATGGAGTGTTGCGAATCGGTTGGCACCGAGCTTCTGGGCGGGGATACCAAGGAGACGCCGGAGATTGTGCTCGCCGGCACGGGGATCGGCACCGTTCCGAAGCGCGGTATCCTTCTGCGGAAGGGAGCGTCCCCCGGAGATTTGCTTGGGGTCACCGGTTCCCTAGGCCTGGCCGCGGCGGGATACCACTCCCTGATCAAGGGCCTTGGCAACAGAAAATCGGAGAAGGCGCTCCTTGAACCCAAGCCCCGGATCAAGGAAGGGATGGCTCTGTCCTCCTCAGGCTGTGTGACCTCCTGTATGGACATCTCCGATGGATTGGCTGCTTCGGTGCATGCGCTCTCTGAAGCGGGCCGCGTGAGCTTCGAGGTTGACTATGGAGCGATACCGGTGGAGAAGGACGTGGTGGAGATCGCCAAGCAGGCGAACGTCAAACCGGAGGACCTTGTGCTGTACTATGGGGGCGACTACCATCTGCTGTTCACATTCAAGCCCGAAGGGCTGAACATGCTCAGATCCCGCCTGGGGAATACCTTCATGGTCATAGGTAAGGCCAAGCCAGGCGGAGAGAACACGCTGACCAGGGGAGGCAGGACCGCTCCGCTGGATAAGAGGGGCTATGAGCATTTCCGTTGA
- a CDS encoding (Fe-S)-binding protein, with translation MVERIETKNLEGAKSSMMTCTYCGFCKSVCPTFESVGWEASVARGRIILSYGLLNGDIPADESVVEHIYQCTTCKDCERRCPSGIEVVDVVERCRRDLVAAGALLPKHRQLAESILRNGNPYGEERSVAHALGIKKGRAKLGYFAGCTAAYRNLGIARSSLSLLNKLGEDFTLVDEACCGSVLQRIGWNEDEVQELMQRNVDSIAGQGVEEVVFSCAGCYRMFKEEYPKHLDVGFEVRHISEFLARKDLKLRSMSKKITYHDPCHLGRHSGVYDAPRKVLARIPDAQFQEMPRNKETARCCGGGGGVRSAYPELSRQIAARRVDEAAFADILVTSCPFCVSNLRAGKDGSGCDVEVMDLVELIEPLVIGHDR, from the coding sequence ATGGTTGAGCGCATCGAGACGAAGAATCTGGAAGGCGCCAAGAGCAGCATGATGACCTGCACCTACTGCGGCTTCTGCAAATCCGTATGCCCGACCTTCGAGAGCGTCGGATGGGAAGCGAGCGTGGCCCGGGGCCGTATCATCCTATCCTACGGCCTGCTGAACGGGGACATTCCCGCGGACGAGAGCGTGGTGGAGCACATCTATCAGTGCACCACCTGCAAGGATTGCGAGCGCCGCTGTCCCTCCGGCATCGAGGTGGTGGACGTGGTGGAGAGATGCCGCCGCGATCTGGTGGCGGCTGGAGCGCTCCTCCCCAAACACCGTCAGCTGGCGGAGAGCATCCTTCGCAACGGTAATCCGTACGGGGAGGAAAGGAGCGTCGCTCATGCTCTGGGCATAAAGAAAGGCCGGGCCAAGCTAGGCTATTTCGCCGGCTGCACGGCCGCCTACCGCAACCTGGGGATAGCACGCTCCAGTCTATCCCTCCTGAACAAGCTCGGTGAGGATTTCACCCTGGTGGACGAAGCATGCTGCGGCAGCGTGCTGCAGCGCATCGGCTGGAACGAGGACGAGGTCCAGGAGCTGATGCAACGCAATGTTGATTCGATCGCGGGACAAGGGGTCGAGGAGGTCGTGTTCTCCTGCGCCGGCTGCTATCGCATGTTCAAAGAGGAATACCCGAAGCATTTGGACGTGGGGTTCGAGGTGCGCCATATCTCGGAGTTCCTGGCCAGGAAGGATCTCAAGCTCCGGTCCATGTCCAAGAAGATCACCTATCACGACCCCTGCCACCTGGGAAGGCACAGTGGGGTGTACGATGCACCCAGGAAAGTGCTGGCCCGCATCCCCGATGCCCAGTTCCAGGAGATGCCAAGGAACAAGGAGACCGCTCGCTGCTGCGGTGGCGGCGGAGGAGTGCGCTCGGCCTATCCCGAACTGTCAAGGCAGATCGCCGCCCGCCGGGTGGACGAAGCTGCCTTCGCGGATATTCTCGTGACCTCCTGTCCATTCTGCGTTTCCAATCTGCGTGCGGGGAAGGATGGATCAGGATGCGATGTAGAAGTGATGGACCTGGTGGAGCTGATCGAGCCTCTGGTGATCGGTCATGATCGTTAG
- the larA gene encoding nickel-dependent lactate racemase encodes MRLELPYGKDGHQILEVPDENLSAVLRPNEVECGEPQQEIRKGLLNPLGLNSLLSFLEGDGETVFIVNDGTRPTPTSLVLEAISEFADLKRFRYLVATGAHRPPTVPEYQMIFGRWYPLLADRIKAHDSRKDRMVHLGRSKNGTEMLVNEMAAEADRLLIITSVEPHYFAGYTGGRKSFLPGVAAHKSIEQNHRLAMRPEAQVLRLEGNPVHEDMMDAIKCIENKDIFAVQVVLDRHQSIYRVVAGDLHRSFRKAVEYANQVFCVPIKERAGVVISIAQYPMDIDLYQSQKAMDNAKWALKPGGTLIFVSECRDGIGDRTYYDQLSRSADLEEILRNLETEYRLGYHKAAKMAEIAKKGKICGVTSLRPDDLSKINIHPFSSVQEAVDSALLVDPKAKVLVMYEGSVLVPRLTGNG; translated from the coding sequence ATGAGGCTCGAGCTTCCCTATGGAAAAGATGGTCATCAGATATTGGAGGTTCCGGATGAGAATCTCTCGGCCGTCCTTCGACCTAACGAGGTGGAGTGTGGTGAGCCGCAGCAGGAGATCAGAAAAGGACTCCTCAATCCGCTAGGTCTCAACTCACTCCTATCCTTTCTGGAAGGGGATGGAGAAACGGTTTTCATCGTCAACGATGGGACCAGGCCGACCCCGACGTCATTGGTTCTGGAAGCCATATCGGAATTCGCTGATCTGAAGCGATTCCGTTATCTAGTGGCCACGGGAGCTCATCGCCCGCCCACGGTACCCGAGTACCAGATGATCTTCGGACGCTGGTATCCTCTCTTGGCCGACAGGATCAAGGCGCACGATTCCCGCAAGGACAGAATGGTCCACCTAGGCCGTTCCAAGAACGGCACGGAGATGCTGGTGAACGAGATGGCCGCTGAGGCAGATAGGTTGCTCATAATAACCAGTGTGGAGCCGCACTACTTCGCCGGCTACACAGGCGGCAGGAAGTCATTTCTACCTGGGGTTGCGGCTCATAAGTCCATCGAGCAGAATCATCGCCTCGCCATGAGGCCAGAGGCGCAAGTTCTGAGATTGGAGGGCAATCCCGTGCACGAGGACATGATGGATGCCATCAAGTGCATCGAGAACAAAGATATCTTCGCCGTCCAGGTGGTCCTCGATCGGCATCAGAGTATCTACCGGGTGGTGGCGGGCGACCTGCATCGTTCCTTCCGCAAGGCGGTCGAGTATGCCAACCAGGTCTTCTGCGTCCCTATCAAGGAGAGAGCGGGCGTGGTCATCTCGATCGCGCAGTACCCTATGGACATCGACCTCTACCAATCGCAAAAGGCCATGGACAACGCCAAGTGGGCGCTGAAGCCTGGAGGAACGCTCATATTCGTTTCCGAATGTCGTGACGGCATCGGCGACAGGACCTACTACGATCAGCTCTCCCGCTCCGCGGACCTTGAAGAGATCCTCCGCAACCTTGAAACCGAGTATAGGCTAGGGTATCATAAGGCGGCCAAGATGGCGGAGATCGCGAAGAAGGGCAAGATTTGCGGCGTCACCTCACTGAGACCAGATGACCTGAGCAAGATCAACATCCATCCCTTCTCCAGCGTCCAAGAGGCCGTGGATTCCGCATTATTGGTGGATCCAAAGGCAAAGGTACTCGTCATGTACGAGGGCAGCGTCCTAGTGCCGAGGTTGACAGGCAATGGTTGA